tccccctctgtcccctcctcccctgcagAAGGGGTTAAGCCGGGGACGGGCCCTGGGCCAGGCTGGTGTCACCCTGACACAGCGGGTTGGTTGCCAGCAGAAAATCGGGCTtggccctgctgctggcaggacaCCAGTAGCCACGGGtgtggggggcacggggaggcaggggggtggcacAGTGGGGTCCCCCAGCTCGAGGAGCACCGGGAAAAGGTGTTGTCCCCATGCCGGTGTCAGCTGCGGGGTCGGGCTGAGACCGAGCAACTCATCTCACCCTCTGGGGCCAGTGGGGTTTGAAGTGATGCTCGGATCCATCCTCGTgaactgccccccccccttccccgaggATGGGTGGGACCCCCAAACATGGGGGCTGACCCACATCCCCTACCCAGATCCGGCTCCAGCGATCCCTACTGCGTGGTCAAGGTGGACAACGAGGTGGTGGCCAGGTacgggttggggggggacacggtgccaCCCCGGGGAGGGGTACTCTCCTTTGGGGGTGCAGCCACCTCTCCCGTCACCGCCAGGACGGCCACGGTGTGGAAGAGCCTGAACCCTTTTTGGGGTGAGGAGTACACCCTGCGCCTGCCCCGCGGCTTCCGCAGCCTCGCCGTCTACGTGCTGGATGAAGACACCATCGGGTaagggggacagcggggacaggggGGTGGGCTGGCACCCTGAGGGGGTGGCCTGTCCCCCTGGGTGGCCTCAGCGCCCGCCGTGTCTCTGCCCTCGCAGGCAGGACGACGTTATCGGCAAGGTCTCGCTCAGCCGCCAGCAGATCTCGGCTGAGCCGCggggtgagctggggggggacacggcagggGGTTTTgtgggggggacagtggggtccTGTCACCGTGGGGTGGCCCACCCTGTCCCCCTCGGCAGGCGTTGACAgctggctcagcctgggcccCGTGGACCCCGACGAGGAGGTGCAGGGTGAGATCCACCTGGAGCTGCGGGTCCCCGAGCAGGGCCACCCGCGGGTGCTGCGGTGTCACCTCATCGAGGCCAGgtagaggaggggggggggacgatgGGGGGGTGCGACCACCCCGGGGGTCTTATTTTCAGCTGGTGGTGtctgggtggagggaggggatgggggacaacTGTGGCACAGGGCTCATCCTCCCCTCACTGTGTCCTGCTTGGGGACATCGATGACGCCAACACTCGTGTGGCGATGCTGTGGGGTCTCAGCAGGGAATGGGCTGCCTcgggcactgccagccctgccctggggacagggggacaaagGGCAGAGCTGGGTGGCCCTCTCGGTTGCCTGGGGATGGTCCCCATCAGACCAGCTGCTTTTTGTGCCATGTTTCTCCCCTTTGGCTCCAAAacagggggaaactgaggcacagcccGTGCTCCGGTGTGTGTACATACGTGTGCGCGCGCGTGCATGTGTGTCTGCATGCGTGTGCCCACATGCGCGGCTGCCAGACGGCAGGCTGCTGGCAGCGGAGCAGGCAGCATCCCGCTGCCATGGCAACCGAAGCGGGTACCAAGGCAACGggatggccatggggacatccaggagggacagcagagccccccccccctcaccccctgctGTGCCATTTGGCCCCCAGGGactggaggaggaagggattGGGGGTGGGAGCACTGGGGAATGGGGTCCCACTCTCaccagtgtccccccagcaccccacgggTACCCGGTGTGCTCAGGCGGgctgggggaaaaggggggaaatgggggtggCAGGGACCATGCTGGcacgggggggggtcccctgcccgctgtgtccccccctgacccccacctccccacaggGACCTGGCCCCCCGGGACCCCTCGGGCACCTCGGACCCCTTCGCCCGGGTGTCGTGCTGTGGGCACACGTTGGAGACGGCCGTGAgtcggggtgctgggtgctgggacCCAGAGGCTCGGGATCCTCGTCCCCCCGCAGCCACCgcggtgtccccgtccccagcaggTGATTAAGAAAACCCGTTTCCCGCACTGGGACGAGGTGCTGGAGTTGGAGCTGGCGGAGGGCGAGCCGGGGGAGGCAGTACTGAGCGTGGAGGTGTGGGACTGGGACATCGTGGGCAAGAACGACTTCTTGGGACGGGTGAGGACCTCTGGGCCTGGGGGAACCTCCCCACCCCCATTGCCTCCTCGTGCTTGGGGTCTGGGAGACTATGGGTCAGGACCCACGGGGATGGGGGCACGTGGACCCCCTGAGCCCGGGGCAGTGCCGCATCCGGACCCCCTGCATGTCCTGGGCTCTCCCCCGAGGAGGGGTCCCAGCCGGTGGGGGAAGCAGGGTGCACCACAGGGTACAGACCCTCCTGTGGCCCCCCCCAGGTTGAGTTCCCCCTGGACACCATCTGCACGACCCCCACCAAGGGCTGGTtccagctcctgcccttccccagcaccGCCGAGAACATCGGGTGAGTGCGGGCAGTGGGGCCAGGGAAAGTGGGGTGGCCCCCCCATCCCAGCCGGGAAGGAGCCGGGGTGATGGGGGGCAGTGGGTGCAGGATCCAGCTGAGCCCCTCCCATGTCGTTGCAGGGGGCAACTGGGTGCCCTGCGGCTGACGGTGAGGCTGGTGGAGGACAGGGTCCTGCCCCCCCACTACTACCAGCCCCTCATCCAGCTCCTCACCGAGCCCATCCTCTGCCCAGACCAGGTGGGTGCTGCGAGGTGGGGGGCGGCTGGGGACCACCCAGGTCCCCACCCACAGCGTGGGGACCTTGCTGTgcccaccctgccctccccataGCCCCCCGCTGGCACAGCCCTTGCCATCCTGGAGGAGGTGACCTCAGGGGAGAGCCGGCAGGACgtggccaccaagctggtgaagaTCTTcttggggcaggggctggctgtGCCCCTCCTGGACTATCTCACCACCCGCGAGCTGGCCAGGACCAGTAAGTGCCAGGGGCAGGGGCACCATCTGCACCCCTCCCAGCCAGGAAACTGGGATGCCAGGTTCCCCCCAAACCTTCATGGGGAGAAGAGTGGGGCCACCAAGACGGAGGCAGGAAAGGTGCCACGTGTCCCTGGGGTTGGGCACACCAGGGATGGCTGGGGCATTGCCCTGTGTCCATCTCGCCATggcctcttccctcttccagcgGACCCCAACACCCTCTTCCGCTCCAACTCGCTGGCCTCCAAGTCtgtggagcagttcatgaaggtgAGCATGGGAGGTGACACCAGCCAGGTCCCCTCTGCGCCCTCCCGCGATGGCATCGGGGCACAGAGCTGGCTTGTGTCCCCAGCAGGGCATCTGTGGACAGTCTGGGGACAAAGATGGAGATTTCCCATCCCTTGCAGGTGGTGGGGCTGCCCTACTTGCACGAGGTCCTGAAGCCGGTGGTGAACCGCATCTTCGAGGAGAAGAAGTACGTGGAGCTGGATCCCGGCAAGATGGAGCTGAGCCGCAGCAGGCGAGTGCAGGGGACGGCTGGGATGACCTCAATGGCTTTTTGGCCAACTTGGGGTGGTCCGTTCCTGGGCATGGGGTGCCCCCTGACCCAGCGGTGTCCCTGCAGGAGGATCTCCTTCAAGGGGTCCCTGTCGGAGTCCCAGGTGCGGGAGAgcagcctggagctgctgcagggctaCCTGGGGGACATCGTTGATGCCATCGTGGGCTCGGTGGAGAAGTGTCCCCTCCTCATGAGGGTGGCCTTCAAGCAGCTCCGCAGGCGGGTGGAGGAGCGGTTCCCCTCGGCGCAGCATGAGGTGGGGCAGGTAGCGGATGCCGTTGGGGGTCCACACGCCACCGGGACCACCGCCCCAAGCCCTGAGGTATCCCTGTCCCCGGCCAGGAGGTGCGGTACTTCTCCATCAgtgggtttcttttcctccgcttcTTCGCCCCCGCCGTCCTCACCCCGAAGCTCTTCAGCCTCCGGGAGCAACACGCTGACCCCCGCACCGGCCGCACGCTCCTGCTGCTCGCCAAGGTGTGGGGGACCCAGGGAGGGACGGGGACCTGGGGGAGGGATGAGGATCTTGGGGAGGGATGAGAATGCTGGGGTAGGGATGGGGGACCCTAGGGAgtgatggggacactggggagggagggggatgctgTGGAGGGATGGAGATCCATGGGGTAGGATGGGCacatgggagggatggggaccttggggagagatgggggaccCTGGGGAGGAATGGGGATCCTTGGGGGGCAATGGTGAcactggggagggatggggaccttggggagggagggggatgctgTGGAGGGATGGAGATCCTTTGGGTGGGATGGGGACCTTGGGGAGGGACAGAGACCCTTGGGAAAAGATGGGGACCCTGGGAAGAGATGGGGACGTTGGGGAAGGCCAGGGATCCTAGGGAGGGGTGGGGaccctgggaagggacaggggTCtcaaggagggatggggagctcaGGGAGGGACAGGGACTCCAGACAGGGACCCCAGAAATGACAGAGGCTTCAGGGAGGGATGCAGAGCCTGTGGAGAAATGGGCACCCATTAAGGGAAGGGGATGCCAGGGAGGGATTGGGACCCCAGAAAGACAGGGAGACTCTGGGGTGGAGCAGGGAcactggggagggatggagaacctGGGAAGGAATCCCAGAGGGGGACAGGAACTCaggagagggatggggaccccAAGGAATGATAGGGACGCCAAGGAGGGCAGAGCCATTCCTGCCCCCATGCCATATGCCATGGGCTGGCTCCGTCCCATGCTGCTCGAGGCCAGCCCTGCCTGTCACCGGGCCGTGCCACCACGCGTCAGGCACAGCACAGGAGCCATCCTGGGCCAGCAGTTGGGTCCCATCACCCCTCGGGCTGTTCCTCTTCTCCACTTTCCACCCCAATTCCCAAGCCCCTAGGGTTCAGGGGAGCAGccagaggggacactggggagggttGGGGACCACCAGGAGAGATGGAGACCCCTGGGAAAAGATGGGGACCCTGGGAAGAGATGAGGACCTTGGGGAAGGACAGGgaccctggggagggacagggttGTCAAAGAGGGATGGGGACCTTGGGGAGGGACAGGAACTGTTGAGGGGCAATAGGGACACTGTGGAGGGACAGGGAGCCtttgggagggatggggacactggggagcgaTGGAGACCCTTGGGGTGGAATGGGGATACTGGGGAGGGTTGGGAAACTTGGGGAGGGACGGGGACCTTGGGGAAGGACAGGgaccctggggagggacagggttCTCAAAGAcggatggggacccttggggtgGGATGCAGACACCAGGGAGGGACAGGAACccttggggagggatggggacactgggagggacaGGGGTCTCAAAGAatgatggggacccttggggagggatggggacactgggagggacaGGGGTCTCAAAGAatgatggggacccttggggagggatggggaccctTGGAAtgagatggggacccttggggggcaatggggacactggggaggcaTGGAGACtcttggggtgggatggagacactggggagggacaggggtcTCAAAGAatgatggggacccttggggagggatggggacactggggagagaTGGAGAcccttgggatgggatggggaccctTGGAAtgagatggggacccttggggggcaatggggacactggggagggatggagacccttgggatgggatggggacccttggggtgggatggagacaCTGGGGAGGGACGGGGACCTTGGGGAAGGACgggggccctggggagggacGGGGGTCTCAAGGAGGGATGAGGACCCTTGGGGCGGGATGGGGGACACTGAGGAGGGATTCTCCACTTTCCACCCCAATTCCCAAGCCCCCACGGTTCAGGGGAGCAGCCAGAGGTGGGTGGTGTCCCCTGCAACCCCCACGCCAtggttggggggggacacagcagcgTGAGTCCTCCCCTGTGTGGGGCAGGCGCTGCAGAGCATCGGCAacctggggctgcagctggggcagggcaaGGAGCCATGGATGGCTCCGCTGCACGCCGTCCTGCTGCCCAGTGTCACCCGCGTCAAAGCCTTCCTGGACAGACTGGTCGCGGTGGAGAACGCTGAGGGTGAGCGGGCACCACGGGGGACACAGGGGGTGGCAtcatccctgctgtccccaacATCCTGGGAGCATTCCCGGGGAGGGGAACCCGCTCGGTGCCATGAGGATGCTCCCAGGGTGGCCGGGGACGGGCATCTTcgggctgggggtggtggtgacaCTTGAGGTGACACCGCTGCCTCCTTGTCTGGCTGTGCCATGGTCACAGCGGGTGAGGGGCAGGTGCCACCAGCGCTTCTCAACCCCTCGGCCACCATCAAGGAGGGGTACCTGCACACCCGCACGGCGGGGGGGGCCACCCTGCTGCCCCGCTTCGCCTTTAAGAAAAGGTACTTCTGGCTCAGCGCCGAGGCCCTGACCTACTCCAAGTCCCCCGAGTGGcaggtgggtgcccccccatcacccccccacacacacccaccccacggCGGGTACCCCCGGGGGAGGGTCCGCGGGGGTGCAGTGAGCTGGGGGTGTGTTTCGGGGTTCCCCAGGTGCGCTGCTCCATCCCCGTGCCGCGGATGCGGGCGGTGGAGCGGGTGGACGAGGGCACCTTCCAGCACCCCCACGTCATGCAGATCGTGGCACAGGATGGCACCGGGCAGCTCCACACCACCTACATCCAGTGCAAGGTGggtgcccaccccaccccaccccgggcaTCCCCCCGGAACCCTTTGCCCCAGTGCACCAGGAGCCCCCTCCCCATCATCCAGCCCATGTGGGGACACCCACAGGTTCCATGGGGACAATGGGAATGGTCCCAAATCCAGCTATACCCAGGCACCGGCTGTACTGGGAACACTGGGGTACCAGCCCCGGCTGTACTGGGGTCAAGGGGGTATCTGGGCTTTGGCTGCACTGGGAAAATTTGGGTATCCTGCCCTGGTTATACTGGGGTCACTGGGATACCAGCCCCAGCTGTACTGGGTTCACTGGAGTAGCAGCCCTGGGGTACTGGGATCGGTAGGGTTTCCAGCCATATCCATACTGGGGTCACTGGGGTACCAGCTCTGGGATACTGGGATCGGTAGGGTTTCCAGCCATATCCATACTGGGGTCACTGGGGTACCAGCTCTGGGATACTGGGATCGGTAGGGTTTCCAGCCATATCCATACTGGGGTCACTGGGGTACCAGCTCTGGGATACTGGGATCGGTAGGGTTTCCAGCCATATCCATACTGGGGTCACTGGGGTACCAGCCCTATCTATACTGGGGTCACTGGGGTCCCAGCCCTATTTGTATTAGGGTCACTGGGTATACTGGGATCTCTGGGGTATCCATCCATGTCTGTACTGGGTCACTGGGGTACCAGCCCTTTCTGTACTGGGATCACTGGGGTTCCAGCCCTACTCGTATTGGGGTCACTGGGGTACCAGCTCTGGGATACTGGGATCATGGGAGTGTCCAGCCATATTTGTACCAGAGTCACTGGGTTACCAGCTCTGGGATACTGGGGTATCCAGCCGTATCTGTACTGGTGCCACTGGGGTACCAGCTCTGGGATACTGGGATCACTGCGGTTTCCAGCCCTGTCTGTACTGGGGTTACTGAGGTACCAGCTCTTTCTGTACTAGGATCATGCAGTCCCAGCCCTATTTCTACTGGGATAACTGGGGTATTCAGCCATACCTATTCTGGGGTCACTGGGGTACCAACCCTTTCTGTACTGGGATCACTGGGTATCCAGCCATATCTGTACTGGGGTTTCTGGGGTCCCATCCCTATTTCTACTGGGGTCACTGGAGTACTGGCTCTGGGATACTGGGTTCCGTAGGGTTTCTGGCCATATCTGTACTGGGGTCACTGGGTTACCGGCCCTGGCTGTACTGGGATCACTGATGTTTCCAGCCATATCTTTTCTGGGGTTAATGGGGTACTGGCCCTTTCTGTACTGGGATCACTGAGGTCCTAGCCCTATTTGCACTGGGGTCACTGGGGTGCCCTGGTTCCCTTGGTGCCATCTCCCCACCAAGTCCTACCTGGGCAGCGTTGCCATCAATCAAGCTGTCACTCCCGGTCACGTGGCCCTGGtgcccaccaccatccccagtgGGTGACCCTGTCGCCCATACCCAtgtccaccctcctcctcctcccccccgccggTGCCCGTGGGTGCCCGCTGAGGTGCCaccctccctgcctgtccccgcaGAGCGCCCAGGAGCTGTGGCAGTGGCTCTGGGCAGTGCGGCAGGCCAGCAGCGCCAACGAGGCCATGCTGCCCACTTGCCACCCGGGCACCTTCCGTGCCGGCCGCTGgacctgctgcctgcagcccgCCTGCTCCGGTAAGGCCAGtgggcaccctggggtggggtgagggtcCCCCGGGAAGGGGGTGTGGGAGTctccccatcacctcccccactACGGCTGCTGTCGTTGGCAGCGCCCGGGTGCAGCCGGACCCACAGCACGGTGGCGTTGGGCGAGTGGAGTGACCCCCTGGAtcccgcggcggcggcgcagaCCCTCTACGGGCACCTCCGGAGGGCGGGGGTCCAGCTGCGGTGAGGTGGCCTCCCCGGCACGGGGGTCCCAGGGGACCCTAGGTGCTGGCGGGTTGGGTGGGAGCGTGCTGAGGGTCCCTCTCCCGCAGGGTGGCAGGGGCCGGGGGTCCCAAGGGCAGCGCGGAGTCCGagccccccggcccggggcaggCAGGTAggggcagccctgctgcagggggggtgacagggacactgcaccccggggtgctgccgggggggAACCCCGCGTGGGGCAGCTGGCACGTGTGGGCACACCTGCACGCGCATGCACACACTTGTACATGCATGCACAGatatgcacatgcatgcacacgcTTGCGTACATGCACATACTTGCACAAGCATGCACATgcctgcacacacaagcacatacTTGCACGGgcatgcacatgcatgtgcacaaACACATGCACAGGCATGCACATGgttgtacacacatgcacatgcatgcacatgcatgcaGACACTTGCACATGCTTGCACACGCTTGCACACGCAAGCACATACTTGCACAGgcatgcacatgcatgtgcacaaACACATGCACAGGCGTGCACATGGTTGTACAaacatgcacatgcatgcacatgcatgcaGACActtgcacacatgtgcacacgCATACACACACTACACATACTTGCACAGGCATGTACACGCATGCACGGACACACTTGCACCCACTTGCACATACAtggacacacatgcacagacatgcACATGCttgcacacgcatgcacacacgtACACCCCGTGCCCACAGGCAAGCACTCCGCTGGTTCCCTCCACCAGGGGACAGCAAATACACGCGGCCACGgccacggggacacggggacacaggcCCAGCGGGACACACATGCCCAGACACGcgcacacacgcgtgtgcagaGGCATGGATGCACCCACACCTTGGCACCGCACACGGGTGCTCACAGCGCAGCCGGGAATGCAGCCTGGCACACGCACGCACACCCCACGGGTACACCCACACCccctccccgttcccccccccccacacacacacccccacgtaCACGCACCCCCCGGCAGTGCCTGGCCGTGTGcatgggtggggtggggagggtggggggacatggggagacatAGTGGGATGGAGAGTGGCGGTCCGGGGGTGGATGCTGCGGGGGGGTGCCGGAGATGGGTGTCATGGGTGGGTGCCGGGGGTGGGTGTCacggggggggctctggggatgAGTACCGGTGttaggtgctgggggggggggggcgtatCTTGGGGGGCTGCTGGGTGTAGATGCCAATGGTGGGTGCCGAggggctttgctggggggggg
The Numenius arquata chromosome 16, bNumArq3.hap1.1, whole genome shotgun sequence DNA segment above includes these coding regions:
- the RASAL1 gene encoding rasGAP-activating-like protein 1 encodes the protein MAKITSLHCRVLEGKDLPAKDVSGSSDPYCVVKVDNEVVARTATVWKSLNPFWGEEYTLRLPRGFRSLAVYVLDEDTIGQDDVIGKVSLSRQQISAEPRGVDSWLSLGPVDPDEEVQGEIHLELRVPEQGHPRVLRCHLIEARDLAPRDPSGTSDPFARVSCCGHTLETAVIKKTRFPHWDEVLELELAEGEPGEAVLSVEVWDWDIVGKNDFLGRVEFPLDTICTTPTKGWFQLLPFPSTAENIGGQLGALRLTVRLVEDRVLPPHYYQPLIQLLTEPILCPDQPPAGTALAILEEVTSGESRQDVATKLVKIFLGQGLAVPLLDYLTTRELARTTDPNTLFRSNSLASKSVEQFMKVVGLPYLHEVLKPVVNRIFEEKKYVELDPGKMELSRSRRISFKGSLSESQVRESSLELLQGYLGDIVDAIVGSVEKCPLLMRVAFKQLRRRVEERFPSAQHEEVRYFSISGFLFLRFFAPAVLTPKLFSLREQHADPRTGRTLLLLAKALQSIGNLGLQLGQGKEPWMAPLHAVLLPSVTRVKAFLDRLVAVENAEAGEGQVPPALLNPSATIKEGYLHTRTAGGATLLPRFAFKKRYFWLSAEALTYSKSPEWQVRCSIPVPRMRAVERVDEGTFQHPHVMQIVAQDGTGQLHTTYIQCKSAQELWQWLWAVRQASSANEAMLPTCHPGTFRAGRWTCCLQPACSAPGCSRTHSTVALGEWSDPLDPAAAAQTLYGHLRRAGVQLRVAGAGGPKGSAESEPPGPGQAEGPVEGRLQAVLRDLDIAHDAFARQDGAPSPPEPPVPPPAPAT